The Breoghania sp. L-A4 sequence CTGTCGGCACCCGCGGCGCCATATTTGCCCGAACGCCCCCATCCGGCACCCCCTCCCGACAAATACGGCGCGCCTCCAAAAAATTAACCATATCACGGCGATTTCTGCCAGCGTCAACACTGCCTATAGGTAGTAAAACTGGCGGAATTTCGCCGAAAATGGACCAAAATTAGCGTCTCGTTAAGCATACGAAATTAGTTAATGACGGGCTCCCAGAAGGGAGTGGTTTTTCGTTCCAAGAAAGGGAACCTACATGTCTGACATCACGCTCTCCGCCGGTGTCCGCCAGAACCTGCTGTCGCTGCAGAACACAGCCGACCTGATGGCGTTGACCCAGAACCGTCTCGCCACCGGCAAGAAGGTCAACTCGGCCCTCGACAACCCGACCAGCTTTTTCACCGCCTCCTCGCTGCAGGCCCGCTCGAACGACCTGTCGGCGCTGTTGGACGGCATGTCGAACGGCATCAAGACGCTGGAAGCGGCCGACAACGGCCTGACCTCGATCACCAAGACTCTGGAATCGATGAAGTCGACATTGAGCCAGGCGCGCCAGGACAAGTCGTTCGAGACGAGTTCCTACATCATCGACGACGCCACCATCGGAACGGCGATTGCCAAAACGCTGTCGATCTCCGGCGGTGCTGTCGGCGTCACCCCAATCCCGTGGACCTGAACACGGCCGATGTCGCGGCCACACCGGCCACGCTCACCGGTGCCGGCGGTACCGATCTGTCGGTCGCCGATCCGGATCTGAGCGCCCTCACCGGCGAAACCCTGACCCTGTCGGACGGCACCAACACCGTCAGCTACACCTTCACCGGTTCGGCAACGGGCCAGAAGGCCGCTCTTGAATCGGCCCTCAGCGCCAGTGGCTTCACCACCGCCGGCACCGCGGGTGGTCTTGACGTCAGCCGTGCGGACGGCGCCAATGTGACCGTCACGACAACCAACGCCTCGGTCGATGCCGTGATTGGCCTTGCCAACAACGACGTCAGTGTTGACGGTGTGGCGGGGACAACCGGTGCGGTGAAGACCGTCGATGAACTGGTCACCGCGATCAACGCCGACTCCAGCCTCGCGGGCGCCGTGCGCGCGTCGAACGACAATGGCAAGCTGCGCATCGAGAACCAGTCAACCCAGGATCTCACGGTCACGGGCACCGGCACCGGCGGCATTGACGGCAGCGCGGGCACCAGCACCATCGGTGGCAACTCGGTGCGGGCCGATCTGGCCACGCAGTTCAACGAGTTGCGCGATCAGCTCGACAAGATTTCCGATGATGCGTCGTTCAACGGCACCAACCTGCTGCGCGGCGACAATCTCAAGCTGACCTTCAACGAGACCTCGACGTCGACCATCGACATTCAGACGAAGAATGGCGAGACGGTCAACTCGGCGACGCTGGGCATCAGCGACATCACCGCCGTCGATCTCGACAGCGACGTCAACATCGACGTCCTGGTTGCCCAGGTGAAGGAAGCCCTCAACGATGTGCGATCGCAATCGTCGGCGTTTGGTTCCAACCTGTCGATCGTCGAGAACCGCCAGGAGTTCACCAAGAAGATGATGAACACCCTGCAAACCGGCGCTGACAATCTGGTGCTGGCCGACGGCAACGAGGAAGCAGCCAACATGCTGGCCCTGCAGACCCGCCAGCAGTTGTCATCGACCGCCCTGTCGCTGGCCTCGCAGGCCGACCAGGCGCCGCTGCAGCTGTTCTAGCTTCAGACGCCGATTCCAAAACGACCGGCGGCGGGGCGAAAGTCCCGCCGTTTTTTGTTGTCCATGCGAAAGTCCCGCCCCTCGGCTTTCATCGCCCTTGGGCACAGGAGTCGCCGCTCGCAAGCGCGCGACTTTACAAAAAACCAAGCAAATACAAGCCGAAACGGCACGAGGTCGCCTCTCGCGCCACAGAAGGGCCGGCGCCTACGCGTCTACGCACGGTTCCTCACGTCAACAACTGCGACGAGAATATTCGCATGCCATTTTTGCCTCCCGGATTTTTCATCCGGTCGGAAAAAACCCCAGCAAAACC is a genomic window containing:
- a CDS encoding flagellin, which encodes MDLNTADVAATPATLTGAGGTDLSVADPDLSALTGETLTLSDGTNTVSYTFTGSATGQKAALESALSASGFTTAGTAGGLDVSRADGANVTVTTTNASVDAVIGLANNDVSVDGVAGTTGAVKTVDELVTAINADSSLAGAVRASNDNGKLRIENQSTQDLTVTGTGTGGIDGSAGTSTIGGNSVRADLATQFNELRDQLDKISDDASFNGTNLLRGDNLKLTFNETSTSTIDIQTKNGETVNSATLGISDITAVDLDSDVNIDVLVAQVKEALNDVRSQSSAFGSNLSIVENRQEFTKKMMNTLQTGADNLVLADGNEEAANMLALQTRQQLSSTALSLASQADQAPLQLF